One genomic segment of Mycolicibacterium chubuense NBB4 includes these proteins:
- a CDS encoding queuosine precursor transporter, translating into MTEQTADPDEHATFARVGSAYYPILVAVFTALVIISNVTATKGVAFGPIITDGGFIVFPLTYVIGDVLSEVYGFRAARRAIFAGFAMNILAALAFWITIYLPAADFYTNQEHFENIVHAYTQLIIAGLAGFIVGQTINAWVVVAIKERTKEKHLWARLVGSTFAGQLGDTLVFCAIASSAIGISTFRDFALYTGQGWLYKTAVEVVMLPVTYRVIAYIKRREPTYQLVG; encoded by the coding sequence GTGACCGAGCAGACGGCGGACCCGGACGAGCACGCCACCTTTGCGCGCGTGGGATCGGCCTACTATCCGATCCTCGTCGCCGTGTTCACCGCGCTGGTGATCATTTCCAACGTCACCGCGACCAAGGGCGTCGCGTTCGGACCGATCATCACCGACGGCGGCTTCATCGTCTTCCCGCTGACCTACGTGATCGGCGACGTGCTCTCCGAGGTATACGGCTTCAGGGCGGCGCGGCGCGCCATCTTCGCCGGTTTCGCGATGAACATCCTTGCCGCACTTGCCTTCTGGATCACCATCTACCTGCCCGCCGCGGACTTCTACACCAACCAGGAGCACTTCGAGAACATCGTCCACGCCTACACCCAGCTGATCATCGCGGGCCTCGCCGGTTTCATCGTCGGCCAGACGATCAATGCCTGGGTCGTCGTGGCGATCAAGGAGCGCACCAAGGAGAAGCACCTGTGGGCGCGACTCGTCGGATCCACGTTCGCCGGACAGCTCGGCGACACGCTGGTGTTCTGCGCCATCGCCTCAAGCGCCATCGGCATCTCCACATTCCGCGACTTCGCGCTCTACACCGGGCAGGGCTGGCTGTACAAGACCGCTGTCGAGGTCGTCATGCTGCCGGTCACCTACCGAGTGATCGCGTACATCAAACGGCGGGAGCCCACCTACCAGCTCGTGGGGTGA
- a CDS encoding ABC transporter substrate-binding protein yields MPPAVPRRRFLAMTAAAAVVLSACESPKPGAVAKDGSVTVKHVFGETKIPKPPTRVVSAGLTDADDLLALGVVPVAVTDWFGGEPFGVWPWAAARLGGAQPVVLSLADGVQVDQIAGLKPDLIVATNAGLDKDTYDRLTAIAPTVAQSGRDAFFEPWREQATTIGEAVFHNDDMQKLISAIDAKFSGIKDNNPQFAGKRVLLLDGTLHNDAVTVTGPAWRHDFLTKMGFTVVDAGGPTISRDRMATVLDSADVLIWTTESDEEQAALLADPTVAALTATKRKRNVFTGKELAGAIAYASTLSYPVLADKLPPMITAALS; encoded by the coding sequence GTGCCTCCCGCGGTCCCCCGGCGCCGCTTCCTCGCGATGACGGCCGCCGCGGCGGTGGTGTTGTCGGCCTGCGAATCCCCGAAGCCCGGTGCCGTCGCCAAAGACGGATCGGTCACGGTCAAGCACGTGTTCGGCGAGACCAAGATCCCCAAACCGCCCACCCGGGTCGTCAGCGCGGGCCTCACCGACGCCGACGACCTGCTGGCCCTCGGTGTCGTGCCGGTCGCGGTCACCGACTGGTTCGGCGGCGAACCCTTCGGTGTGTGGCCGTGGGCCGCTGCCCGCCTCGGCGGCGCGCAGCCGGTGGTGCTCAGCCTCGCCGACGGAGTGCAGGTCGACCAGATCGCGGGCCTGAAACCCGACCTCATCGTCGCGACGAACGCCGGGCTGGACAAGGACACCTACGACCGGCTGACGGCCATCGCCCCGACCGTCGCCCAGTCCGGGCGTGACGCGTTCTTCGAACCGTGGCGCGAGCAGGCGACGACCATCGGCGAGGCCGTGTTCCACAACGACGACATGCAGAAGCTGATCTCCGCCATCGACGCGAAGTTCAGCGGAATCAAGGACAACAACCCGCAATTCGCCGGCAAGCGGGTCCTGCTGCTCGACGGCACGCTGCACAACGATGCCGTCACGGTGACCGGCCCGGCGTGGCGGCACGACTTCCTCACCAAGATGGGGTTCACCGTCGTCGACGCGGGTGGCCCGACGATCAGCCGCGACCGGATGGCCACGGTGCTCGACTCCGCCGACGTCCTGATCTGGACCACCGAGAGTGACGAGGAGCAGGCCGCGCTGCTGGCCGACCCGACCGTCGCCGCGCTGACGGCGACCAAGCGGAAGCGCAACGTCTTCACCGGCAAGGAGCTCGCGGGCGCCATCGCGTATGCCTCCACGCTGTCGTACCCCGTCCTCGCCGACAAACTGCCGCCGATGATCACCGCCGCTCTGAGCTGA
- a CDS encoding TetR family transcriptional regulator → MSPGDDEGLRERKKRRTREAVRVAAFRLFAKNGYSETTIEQIAEAADVSPRTFFRYFPNKAALLIPDQLMEPIIDLFLAAPPELSPIAAYRYALVQVFGGFASAEWQDEMGRQQLLYTLPEAAGALYNEYIHTIELITEALAKRLNRPPDDPKLRITAGAMTGVMMTALHGTPMNPELIFEGLDFLDAGLPLTGQPEK, encoded by the coding sequence ATGTCCCCGGGCGACGACGAGGGCCTCCGGGAGCGCAAGAAGCGCCGAACCCGAGAGGCGGTGCGCGTGGCTGCGTTCCGCCTGTTCGCGAAGAACGGGTACTCCGAGACCACTATCGAGCAGATTGCAGAGGCCGCCGACGTCTCTCCCCGCACCTTCTTCAGGTATTTCCCCAACAAGGCCGCGCTGCTGATCCCCGATCAGCTGATGGAGCCGATCATCGACCTGTTCCTCGCCGCCCCGCCCGAGCTGTCCCCGATCGCCGCCTACCGGTACGCCCTCGTCCAGGTGTTCGGCGGTTTCGCCAGCGCCGAGTGGCAGGACGAGATGGGCCGCCAGCAACTGCTCTACACGCTGCCCGAAGCCGCGGGCGCGCTGTACAACGAGTACATCCACACCATCGAACTGATCACCGAGGCGCTCGCCAAGCGGTTGAACCGCCCGCCCGACGACCCGAAACTGCGCATCACCGCAGGCGCGATGACCGGCGTGATGATGACGGCCCTGCACGGCACACCGATGAATCCCGAGCTGATCTTCGAAGGACTCGACTTTCTCGACGCCGGCCTCCCGTTGACCGGGCAACCGGAAAAGTGA
- the lysE gene encoding L-lysine exporter → MNTAYLVVLSGFATTMALIAAIGAQNAFVLRQGIRGEHVLPVVAVCTVSDLVLIFAGIAGFGALVAAHPGVVDVAKYGGALFLFGYGLLAARRALRPGTLTPSDAAPARLAGVLATCLAMTFLNPHVYLDTVVLLGALANEHRDGRWLFGIGAVTASAVWFTGLGFGAKRLRRFFASARTWRLLDGTIAAMMIGLGLSLAVR, encoded by the coding sequence GTGAACACCGCCTACCTCGTCGTGCTCAGCGGCTTCGCGACCACGATGGCGCTCATCGCGGCGATCGGCGCCCAGAACGCCTTCGTCCTGCGGCAGGGAATCCGGGGTGAGCACGTGCTCCCGGTGGTCGCGGTGTGCACGGTGTCGGACCTGGTGCTGATCTTCGCGGGGATCGCAGGCTTCGGCGCTCTCGTCGCCGCCCACCCCGGCGTCGTCGACGTCGCGAAGTACGGCGGGGCCCTCTTCCTGTTCGGCTACGGTCTGCTCGCGGCGCGGCGCGCACTGCGGCCCGGCACGCTCACACCGTCGGACGCCGCGCCGGCCCGGCTGGCGGGCGTGCTCGCCACCTGTCTGGCGATGACGTTCCTCAATCCGCACGTCTACCTGGACACCGTGGTCCTGCTCGGTGCACTCGCCAACGAGCACCGCGACGGCAGGTGGCTGTTCGGCATCGGCGCGGTGACCGCGAGCGCGGTCTGGTTCACCGGCCTGGGGTTCGGCGCCAAGCGGCTGCGCAGGTTCTTCGCCTCCGCGCGGACCTGGCGGCTGCTCGACGGGACGATCGCCGCGATGATGATCGGGCTGGGTCTGTCGCTGGCAGTGCGCTGA
- a CDS encoding tripartite tricarboxylate transporter substrate binding protein codes for MTIKTAISAVMAAVLLVTGCPTPDPVASAAPYPTGPVTMTAGAGPGSGFDLTIRAVVEALQAEHIVNVPLPVENRPGRSGADFLATMVERYRGADDQISVTSLAMMTNQLRGNSKYGYADVTMIARLMTEYFVVVARPDSPFKNLNDVMTAVKADPARVVVGAAHDDEAPFDLLVSAAGGNPRTVRYATHEGGGEQTAALLRGDIGVAIGGVSEFVDQMRAGGLTALGVLADNPVPGLDVPTARQQGLDVTLSNWRGLYGPPDMPQYAVEYWQRALATMVQSPTWQQIAQRSQFTTTFMVGDEFRSFLAETQDDLKTALALS; via the coding sequence GTGACGATCAAGACCGCCATCAGCGCCGTGATGGCCGCTGTCCTGCTGGTGACGGGGTGCCCGACGCCCGACCCCGTCGCGTCAGCGGCGCCGTACCCCACCGGCCCGGTGACGATGACGGCAGGCGCCGGACCCGGGAGCGGCTTCGACCTCACCATCCGCGCGGTGGTCGAGGCCCTGCAGGCGGAGCACATCGTGAATGTGCCGCTGCCCGTGGAGAACCGACCGGGCCGGAGCGGAGCGGACTTCCTGGCCACGATGGTCGAACGGTACCGGGGCGCCGACGATCAGATCTCGGTCACGTCTCTGGCGATGATGACCAACCAGCTCAGAGGCAACTCGAAGTACGGGTACGCCGACGTCACGATGATCGCCCGCTTGATGACCGAGTACTTCGTCGTCGTCGCCCGACCCGATTCGCCGTTCAAGAACCTCAACGACGTCATGACGGCCGTCAAGGCCGATCCGGCCCGCGTCGTGGTGGGGGCCGCCCACGACGACGAGGCGCCGTTCGACCTGCTGGTGTCCGCGGCGGGTGGGAACCCCAGAACGGTTCGGTACGCCACCCACGAGGGGGGCGGCGAGCAGACCGCCGCGCTCCTGCGCGGTGACATCGGCGTGGCCATCGGCGGAGTCAGCGAGTTCGTCGACCAGATGAGGGCCGGAGGCCTCACGGCGCTCGGTGTGCTGGCCGACAACCCGGTTCCGGGGCTCGACGTCCCCACCGCCCGGCAGCAGGGGCTCGACGTCACCCTCTCGAACTGGCGCGGCCTCTACGGCCCGCCGGACATGCCGCAGTACGCCGTCGAGTATTGGCAGCGTGCACTGGCGACGATGGTCCAGTCGCCCACGTGGCAGCAGATAGCCCAACGCAGCCAGTTCACGACCACATTCATGGTCGGAGACGAGTTCCGGTCGTTCCTGGCCGAGACCCAGGACGACCTCAAGACAGCCTTGGCACTGTCGTGA
- a CDS encoding DUF4239 domain-containing protein produces MTQWLVTHLPPWLLLLGIIILVPGVAVLIQVFVRRRFPGLRGEEHNDVTKFAFGVVGFVFAFFIGFVVSAMWGQIGHADGIVRTEGVAGAQLVRDSHVFDQPDRDRIRRSLLDYEQAAIAEWDEVNEGRSYPGADEALDRLYAAYESVQPRTDVQKTLLASSFSNLEDVSKSRDERVLQARTDTGPPWSLWAVIAVTSGLLLGCAIIYGVEKPANHYAMVAIIGTLVGAQLFLVIELSHPYVGAVSTVPEPLHEVVRTLQAGTS; encoded by the coding sequence GTGACCCAGTGGCTCGTCACTCATCTGCCGCCGTGGCTCCTTCTGCTGGGCATCATCATCCTGGTTCCGGGCGTGGCGGTGCTCATCCAGGTCTTCGTGCGCCGCCGCTTCCCCGGCCTGCGCGGCGAAGAGCACAACGACGTCACCAAGTTCGCGTTCGGCGTGGTCGGCTTCGTCTTCGCGTTCTTCATCGGGTTCGTCGTCTCGGCCATGTGGGGTCAGATCGGTCACGCCGACGGAATCGTGCGTACCGAAGGAGTCGCGGGCGCCCAACTCGTCCGCGACTCGCACGTCTTCGATCAACCGGACAGAGACCGGATACGCCGAAGCCTTCTCGACTACGAGCAGGCAGCCATCGCGGAGTGGGACGAGGTCAACGAGGGCCGCTCATACCCTGGGGCGGACGAGGCGCTCGATCGGCTTTACGCGGCCTACGAGTCGGTGCAGCCGCGCACCGACGTGCAGAAGACGCTTCTCGCGTCGTCGTTCAGCAACCTGGAGGACGTGAGCAAGTCCCGCGACGAACGAGTCCTGCAGGCCCGCACCGACACCGGACCACCGTGGTCGCTGTGGGCCGTCATCGCCGTCACCAGCGGACTTCTCCTCGGGTGCGCGATCATCTACGGCGTCGAGAAACCCGCGAACCACTACGCCATGGTGGCGATCATCGGCACTCTGGTCGGGGCACAACTGTTCCTCGTCATCGAACTGTCGCATCCCTACGTCGGCGCGGTCTCGACCGTGCCCGAACCACTGCACGAAGTCGTCCGCACACTCCAGGCCGGCACCTCGTGA
- a CDS encoding amidohydrolase, whose protein sequence is MGTASNSAKAVLRGLAAARPWQEDLYRDIHSHPELSHHEERTAKLASDRLRESGYDVHEGIGGTGVVGILRNGDGPTVLMRADMDALPVRETTGLPYASTVRGTDASGQDVPVMHACGHDVHVTCLLGAAALLGEARQSWQGTAVALFQPAEEVGDGARGMVDDGLADVLPRIDVALAQHVLPAPAGRVGTHRGPVLSAADSMRITVYGRGAHGSMPQAAVDPVVLAAMIVIRLQTIVAREVAPTETAVLTVGSVHAGSKSNVIDDHAVLELNLRTYDQSVRRSVLDAIRRIVVAECQGSDSPREPEFHLYDNFPLTVNDDAVTDRVHAAFVDHFGERVATMPAQSASEDFSDIPTALGVPYTYWGIGGIDEQQYRSAAEAGRVSQDIPVNHSPTFAPVIQPTLDTGTEALVVAALAWLGR, encoded by the coding sequence ATGGGTACAGCGTCGAACTCCGCGAAGGCGGTCCTCCGTGGTCTGGCTGCCGCGCGACCGTGGCAGGAGGACCTGTATCGCGACATCCACAGTCATCCCGAACTGTCGCACCACGAAGAGCGCACGGCCAAGCTGGCCTCGGACCGCCTGCGAGAGTCCGGGTACGACGTCCATGAGGGAATCGGTGGCACCGGCGTCGTCGGCATCCTGCGCAACGGCGACGGCCCCACGGTGCTGATGCGTGCCGACATGGACGCGTTGCCGGTCCGGGAGACGACCGGACTGCCCTACGCCAGCACCGTGCGCGGCACCGACGCCTCCGGACAGGACGTCCCGGTCATGCACGCGTGCGGCCACGACGTCCACGTGACCTGCCTGCTCGGCGCCGCGGCGTTGCTCGGTGAGGCCAGACAAAGTTGGCAGGGCACTGCGGTTGCGCTGTTCCAGCCGGCCGAGGAGGTCGGCGACGGTGCGCGGGGGATGGTCGACGACGGACTCGCCGACGTCCTGCCCCGGATCGACGTAGCGCTCGCTCAGCATGTCCTCCCGGCGCCGGCGGGACGCGTCGGCACCCATCGCGGCCCGGTGCTCTCGGCGGCCGACAGCATGCGCATCACGGTGTACGGCCGCGGAGCCCACGGGTCGATGCCGCAGGCAGCCGTCGACCCGGTGGTGCTCGCCGCGATGATCGTGATCCGGTTGCAGACGATCGTCGCCCGCGAGGTCGCGCCGACCGAAACCGCCGTCCTGACCGTCGGCAGCGTCCACGCGGGCAGTAAGAGCAACGTGATCGACGACCACGCGGTGCTGGAACTGAACCTTCGCACCTACGACCAATCGGTGCGCCGCTCGGTGCTCGACGCGATCCGGCGCATCGTCGTCGCGGAGTGCCAGGGCTCGGACTCGCCCAGGGAGCCGGAATTCCATCTCTACGACAACTTTCCGCTCACGGTCAACGACGACGCCGTCACCGACCGGGTGCACGCGGCGTTCGTCGATCACTTCGGCGAACGCGTCGCCACGATGCCGGCGCAGTCGGCCAGCGAGGATTTCAGCGACATCCCCACCGCGCTGGGCGTGCCCTACACGTATTGGGGCATCGGCGGCATCGATGAGCAGCAGTACCGCAGCGCCGCCGAGGCCGGCCGGGTCTCCCAGGACATCCCGGTCAATCACTCACCGACCTTCGCACCGGTCATCCAGCCGACGCTCGACACGGGCACGGAGGCGCTGGTCGTGGCCGCGCTGGCGTGGCTGGGCCGCTGA
- a CDS encoding trimeric intracellular cation channel family protein, translating to MASEPPLLLVLDLTGTFVFGLNGALTAVRTARLDVVGVVTLGMITALGGGVIRDGIIGAIPPATFRDWRYFTLAFAGGLIAFGLSRWLNRLEMPITVLDALGLSVFAVIGAAKAVEFGLGAGPAVLLGVVTAVGGGTIRDALLTEIPTVLRSELYAIPAMVAAAMTVAAMHLNIYGLPAALAAAAVCFAIRMVGVRFRLNAPRPPGARDGDGATEHR from the coding sequence GTGGCCTCCGAACCGCCGTTACTGCTCGTGCTGGACCTGACCGGCACCTTCGTGTTCGGGCTGAACGGGGCGCTCACCGCGGTGCGCACCGCACGACTGGACGTGGTGGGAGTCGTGACGCTCGGCATGATCACAGCACTGGGCGGCGGCGTGATCCGCGACGGCATCATCGGCGCCATCCCGCCCGCTACTTTCCGTGACTGGCGCTATTTCACGCTGGCCTTCGCCGGTGGCCTGATCGCCTTCGGTTTGAGCAGGTGGCTCAACCGCCTCGAGATGCCGATCACAGTGTTGGACGCACTCGGGCTCAGTGTGTTCGCGGTGATCGGCGCCGCCAAGGCAGTCGAGTTCGGCCTCGGGGCTGGACCGGCCGTCCTGCTCGGCGTCGTCACCGCGGTCGGCGGAGGCACGATCCGCGACGCGCTGCTGACGGAGATCCCGACGGTTCTGCGCAGCGAGCTGTACGCCATCCCCGCGATGGTGGCGGCCGCGATGACGGTCGCGGCCATGCACCTGAACATCTACGGTCTGCCGGCTGCGCTGGCCGCGGCGGCGGTCTGCTTCGCCATCCGTATGGTCGGTGTCCGGTTCCGTCTCAACGCGCCCCGACCGCCGGGCGCCCGCGACGGTGATGGCGCCACCGAGCACCGGTGA
- a CDS encoding YihY/virulence factor BrkB family protein, whose product MLRWLDRLQQRSRAAGFVIAVVYKYVDDQANYLAALITYYAFVSLFPLLLLLTTALGVVLWNRPEWRADIVDSAISQLPLIGDQLSEPASLSGGTTGVVIGVVGALYGGLGVGQALQNAMDSVWSVPRFTRRDPIKARLHSLLLLTVLGSAVIGTTVLTGLGKNWAGLGFFGTAGVVIASLALNTAVCVVAFRVTTVRPLTLAQVLPGAVLAALLWQMLQWFGATYVNHVVASASVTNSVFAIVLGLLAFLYLVSVSLMVCAEINVVRVDGLHPRALLTPFTDNVDLTDADRKAYAGQAEAQRAKSFQQVAVSFEEPAPDADAEPAPDERTETAENPAAGPVRESRRTSAGALLSAFGRRTARVTPVQSQ is encoded by the coding sequence ATGCTGAGGTGGCTGGACCGTCTACAGCAGCGGAGCCGCGCCGCGGGCTTCGTCATCGCGGTCGTCTACAAGTACGTCGACGACCAGGCCAATTATCTCGCGGCGTTGATCACCTACTACGCGTTCGTGTCCCTGTTCCCGCTCCTGCTGCTGCTGACCACCGCCCTGGGTGTCGTGCTGTGGAACCGGCCGGAATGGCGGGCCGACATCGTCGACTCGGCGATCAGTCAACTCCCGCTGATCGGCGACCAGCTCAGTGAGCCCGCCTCGCTGAGCGGCGGCACGACCGGCGTCGTCATCGGCGTCGTGGGCGCCCTCTACGGCGGTCTCGGCGTGGGTCAGGCGCTGCAGAACGCGATGGACTCCGTGTGGTCGGTGCCCCGCTTCACCCGTCGCGACCCCATCAAGGCGCGGCTGCACAGCCTGCTGCTGCTGACCGTGCTGGGCTCGGCGGTGATCGGCACCACCGTGCTGACCGGCCTCGGGAAGAACTGGGCCGGTCTGGGTTTCTTCGGCACGGCCGGCGTCGTCATCGCGTCCCTCGCGCTGAACACCGCGGTGTGCGTGGTCGCGTTCCGCGTCACCACCGTGCGGCCGCTGACTCTGGCGCAGGTACTGCCCGGCGCGGTGCTCGCCGCGCTGCTGTGGCAGATGCTGCAGTGGTTCGGCGCGACCTACGTGAACCACGTCGTGGCGTCGGCCAGTGTCACCAACAGCGTGTTCGCGATCGTGCTCGGGCTGCTCGCGTTCCTGTACCTCGTCTCGGTGTCGCTGATGGTGTGCGCGGAGATCAACGTCGTCCGGGTCGATGGCCTGCATCCGCGGGCGTTGCTGACGCCGTTCACCGACAACGTCGACCTCACCGACGCCGACCGCAAGGCCTATGCGGGGCAGGCAGAGGCGCAGCGCGCCAAGAGTTTCCAGCAGGTGGCCGTCAGCTTCGAGGAACCGGCCCCGGACGCGGATGCGGAACCGGCCCCGGACGAGCGGACCGAAACCGCCGAGAATCCCGCGGCGGGCCCGGTTCGCGAGAGCAGACGAACATCGGCGGGTGCGCTGCTGTCTGCGTTTGGCCGTAGGACCGCGAGGGTAACGCCGGTGCAATCCCAGTGA
- a CDS encoding spore photoproduct lyase family protein — protein MAANPGDPVAARRTPVPLADRLLDIKRIYHEPDIERFPRARQVLGRFPDAERIEVPSHQAIPGLYGNAGNVEDWVRTKREVLVLGEKKSLAARRNERSSDWIAPSTANGCAMACSYCYVPRRKGYANPITVFANIERIAGYLERHAARQGVKAEPNQCDPSNWVYDIGENSDCSVDAMISDNIADLVALFGRLPNAKASFATKLVNRELLDYDPRGGTRIRFSLMPRETSRTVDVRTSKIEDRIAALDDFVDAGYEVHLNFSPVIVHENWLADWGQLLAEIADGTTERTRQQLACEIIFLTHNEALHEVNLGWHPRGEDLLWRPDLQQPKRSQSGQWNVRYKSPWKGRWVQQLSELIATTLPGCRIRYAF, from the coding sequence ATGGCCGCCAACCCCGGCGATCCCGTCGCAGCCCGCCGAACTCCGGTGCCCCTCGCCGACCGGCTCCTCGACATCAAGCGCATCTACCACGAGCCCGACATCGAGAGATTCCCGCGCGCCCGCCAGGTGCTCGGCCGCTTCCCGGACGCCGAACGCATCGAGGTGCCGTCGCATCAGGCGATTCCCGGGCTGTACGGGAACGCAGGCAACGTCGAGGACTGGGTGCGCACCAAGCGCGAGGTGCTGGTGCTCGGCGAGAAGAAGAGCCTGGCCGCGCGGCGCAACGAACGCTCCAGCGACTGGATCGCCCCATCCACCGCCAACGGCTGCGCGATGGCGTGCTCCTACTGCTACGTGCCGCGCCGCAAGGGATACGCCAACCCGATCACCGTGTTCGCCAACATCGAGCGCATCGCCGGGTACCTCGAACGGCACGCCGCCCGCCAGGGCGTCAAGGCCGAACCCAACCAGTGCGATCCGTCCAACTGGGTCTACGACATCGGCGAGAACAGCGACTGCTCGGTCGACGCGATGATCTCCGACAACATCGCCGATCTGGTGGCGCTGTTCGGGCGGCTGCCGAACGCGAAGGCCAGCTTCGCGACCAAGCTGGTCAACCGGGAGCTGCTGGACTACGACCCGCGCGGAGGCACCCGCATCCGGTTCAGCCTCATGCCGCGCGAGACCTCTCGAACAGTCGACGTCCGCACCTCGAAGATCGAGGATCGGATCGCCGCGCTCGACGACTTCGTCGATGCCGGTTACGAGGTGCACCTGAACTTCAGCCCGGTCATCGTGCACGAGAACTGGCTCGCCGACTGGGGGCAGCTGCTCGCGGAGATCGCCGACGGCACCACCGAGCGCACCCGGCAGCAGCTGGCCTGCGAGATCATCTTCCTCACCCACAACGAGGCGTTGCACGAGGTGAACCTCGGCTGGCATCCCCGCGGTGAGGATCTGCTCTGGCGGCCCGACCTCCAGCAACCAAAACGGAGCCAGAGCGGCCAGTGGAACGTCCGGTACAAGAGCCCCTGGAAGGGCCGCTGGGTTCAGCAGCTCAGCGAGCTGATCGCCACCACGCTGCCGGGTTGCCGGATCCGGTACGCGTTCTGA
- a CDS encoding phage holin family protein, whose product MTEARTEPSVGELMGQLSAQTSRLIRDEMRLAQKELQESAKHAGVGAGLVGAAGLLAVLGLATLIAAMVAALSLVLPVWASALIVAVALFAAAGIAALISKKQVQKVPPPAAETMNSVKLDIDEVKEARHGSRT is encoded by the coding sequence ATGACGGAAGCGAGAACCGAGCCGTCCGTCGGCGAGTTGATGGGCCAGCTGTCCGCACAGACGTCGCGGCTGATCCGGGACGAGATGCGGCTCGCCCAGAAGGAGTTGCAGGAGTCGGCCAAGCACGCGGGCGTCGGCGCCGGCCTGGTGGGGGCCGCCGGGCTGCTGGCGGTCCTCGGACTGGCCACGCTGATCGCGGCCATGGTGGCGGCGCTGTCCCTGGTGCTGCCCGTGTGGGCGTCGGCGCTGATCGTCGCCGTGGCGCTGTTCGCCGCTGCGGGGATCGCCGCGCTGATCAGCAAGAAGCAGGTGCAGAAGGTGCCTCCGCCGGCAGCGGAGACCATGAACAGCGTCAAGCTCGACATCGACGAGGTGAAAGAGGCCCGCCATGGCAGCCGAACCTGA
- a CDS encoding DUF3618 domain-containing protein, producing MAAEPDRRPEPGPDAGLDELQADIEQTRNELGDTVSALSDKFDVKSRAQQKVTDTRHAVAERGQHVVQTAASKPAVPVGLLVATVAAVGLVIWLRRR from the coding sequence ATGGCAGCCGAACCTGACCGTCGTCCCGAACCCGGTCCCGACGCCGGCCTCGACGAGCTGCAGGCCGACATCGAACAGACGCGCAACGAGCTGGGCGACACCGTGAGCGCCCTGTCGGACAAGTTCGACGTCAAGAGCAGGGCCCAGCAGAAGGTCACCGACACCAGACACGCGGTCGCGGAACGCGGTCAACACGTGGTCCAGACCGCCGCGTCCAAGCCTGCCGTACCCGTCGGGCTGCTGGTGGCGACCGTGGCCGCGGTCGGCCTGGTGATCTGGCTGCGCCGCCGCTGA